In Persephonella hydrogeniphila, the following are encoded in one genomic region:
- a CDS encoding AAA family ATPase yields MRKDKFITSISNVATFLEVVNFLRKAPDYSPKIGVITATYGIGKTETCTWYYTQNLKNTIYISITASMNTKDIFEEILFELGEAPKGNLNRIFKRIVDLINLREEPPLILLDESNRLANKERAVEMLRDVHDLTGSAICLVGSPEFLPTIRKYHAFYSRVRIERVLKPLTLKDVKKLTKELVETVSLTDDAISVLKEKTNGNTRRIVITLGAVEEYARANQKEVIDASDIKKIFAFKAEE; encoded by the coding sequence ATGCGTAAGGACAAGTTTATCACAAGCATATCAAACGTGGCAACTTTTCTTGAAGTAGTAAATTTTTTAAGAAAAGCTCCAGATTACAGCCCCAAAATTGGTGTAATTACCGCAACCTATGGAATAGGAAAAACTGAAACCTGTACATGGTATTACACACAAAACTTGAAAAACACAATCTATATCTCCATCACAGCCTCTATGAACACAAAAGACATATTTGAAGAGATACTTTTTGAACTTGGAGAAGCTCCAAAAGGAAATCTGAACAGAATTTTCAAAAGAATTGTTGACCTTATAAATCTCCGTGAGGAACCACCATTAATACTCCTTGATGAATCAAATAGACTTGCAAATAAAGAAAGAGCAGTAGAAATGCTTAGAGATGTGCATGATCTTACAGGTAGTGCTATTTGTCTGGTAGGTTCTCCGGAGTTCCTTCCAACAATCAGAAAATACCACGCATTTTACTCCAGAGTAAGAATAGAAAGAGTCTTAAAACCATTAACTCTCAAAGATGTAAAAAAGCTTACAAAAGAGCTTGTAGAAACAGTATCTCTTACAGACGATGCAATATCAGTTCTGAAAGAAAAAACAAACGGAAACACCAGAAGAATAGTAATCACCCTTGGGGCTGTTGAGGAATACGCAAGGGCAAATCAAAAGGAAGTAATTGATGCATCAGATATTAAAAAAATCTTTGCATTTAAAGCCGAGGAGTAA
- a CDS encoding regulatory protein GemA, translating to MPSHKALAKIHIAKKELNLSDEEYRQILYDCFGVDSSKYLTEEQANMLIAVFVDMGWKPKKKEEKPKAKKYDELGDRKGFATPAQLRKIETMWKIVSREKTKKSLDRFLFKRFKVMKLENLPFDKVPAVLKALESMKAKCTTTKTTNTKQIDEPVDF from the coding sequence ATGCCATCCCATAAAGCACTTGCAAAAATACACATAGCAAAAAAAGAGCTAAATCTTTCAGATGAAGAATATAGACAGATACTTTACGATTGTTTTGGAGTTGATAGTTCTAAATATCTAACAGAGGAACAGGCAAATATGCTAATAGCTGTTTTCGTTGATATGGGCTGGAAACCAAAGAAAAAAGAAGAAAAACCAAAAGCCAAAAAATACGATGAGCTGGGAGATAGAAAGGGGTTTGCCACCCCTGCCCAGCTTAGAAAAATAGAAACGATGTGGAAAATAGTATCACGGGAAAAAACAAAGAAAAGCCTCGACAGATTTTTATTCAAAAGATTTAAGGTAATGAAACTTGAAAACTTACCATTTGATAAAGTTCCTGCGGTTTTAAAAGCCCTTGAAAGTATGAAAGCAAAATGTACTACCACTAAAACTACTAACACAAAACAGATTGATGAACCAGTAGATTTTTAA
- a CDS encoding phage tail sheath subtilisin-like domain-containing protein, with product MAEFLHGVVVQGKNTGIIPFVEVPSAIIGLVGTAPQGEPWKIHTVRNWDDAVNIFGNETAGYTIHRAIRNYFNYRETTVLVINVFDPTVHTDVSAVTATDVVNGLNIFKRAKQELGFFPKILDAPNFSHDLTVAQAMSSLADQIRAIALVNVPEGADITSAVNFKNNFSSKRVYVFYPKVYTLDALSGQPSLDWLSSVAAGLIVKIDYEKGFQNSPSNKELKGILGLEFIYEYIPDDPTSEVQYINSQGIITVKKDRAGYRLFGNTSSAFPANTHPADVFINWVRVADILDETIQDNLIQTLDENIIDNPYDPTTSIVYRVRESIDDLLNTWKAKGIIISGEAEVPLELNTPSELASGNVHYRINNFTVSTPMQGITIERIANSDALAQVFSKLFGGNQ from the coding sequence ATGGCAGAATTTTTACATGGTGTTGTAGTTCAAGGAAAAAATACAGGTATTATTCCATTTGTTGAAGTTCCTTCAGCAATAATAGGACTGGTCGGAACAGCTCCTCAAGGAGAACCGTGGAAGATTCACACAGTAAGAAATTGGGATGATGCTGTTAATATCTTTGGAAATGAAACAGCTGGATACACAATCCATAGAGCAATCAGGAACTACTTCAATTATAGGGAAACAACTGTTTTAGTTATCAATGTATTTGACCCTACAGTTCACACAGATGTATCTGCAGTGACAGCAACAGATGTTGTTAATGGTTTAAACATTTTCAAAAGAGCTAAACAAGAGCTTGGATTTTTTCCGAAAATCTTAGATGCTCCCAACTTTTCACACGATTTAACAGTAGCACAGGCAATGTCTTCACTGGCAGACCAGATAAGAGCAATTGCACTTGTTAACGTTCCAGAAGGAGCAGATATAACATCTGCAGTAAACTTTAAGAATAACTTTTCTTCTAAAAGAGTTTATGTTTTTTATCCTAAAGTTTACACCCTTGATGCTCTTTCTGGTCAACCTTCTTTAGACTGGCTATCTTCTGTAGCTGCAGGACTGATTGTCAAAATAGACTACGAAAAAGGCTTTCAAAACTCACCATCTAACAAAGAGTTAAAAGGAATACTCGGACTCGAGTTTATATACGAATACATACCAGATGACCCAACAAGCGAAGTTCAATACATAAACTCACAAGGAATAATAACAGTTAAAAAAGATAGAGCAGGATATAGACTATTTGGTAATACTTCATCTGCTTTTCCAGCGAATACTCACCCTGCAGATGTATTTATAAACTGGGTCAGAGTTGCAGATATACTTGATGAAACTATACAGGATAACCTTATACAAACCCTTGATGAAAACATAATTGATAACCCTTACGACCCTACAACTTCTATTGTTTACAGAGTTAGGGAAAGCATAGATGATTTACTAAACACGTGGAAAGCAAAAGGAATAATCATATCTGGAGAAGCAGAAGTTCCACTTGAGCTAAATACACCTTCAGAACTTGCATCAGGAAATGTCCATTACAGGATTAACAACTTTACGGTATCTACACCAATGCAGGGCATAACAATAGAAAGAATAGCAAATTCTGATGCACTAGCACAGGTTTTCTCTAAACTTTTTGGAGGTAATCAGTAA
- a CDS encoding phage major tail tube protein: MAENRIITFEKNKCWINGNEFFGTAEEGSVEAKRKMLDYDGMAMPAPVKIPSGKLEAMTAKLKVKLSDPIVLTELSKNRGFVEVRLKGKAAVMNSTQGFVNDEDITTRIKGFVEEIPTPTHKDGEIPSKEFTINALYLEVSKNGSVILKVDVSSGEVIPQDLV, translated from the coding sequence ATGGCTGAAAACAGGATTATTACATTTGAAAAAAATAAATGCTGGATAAATGGAAATGAATTTTTCGGAACAGCAGAAGAAGGATCCGTAGAAGCAAAAAGAAAAATGCTTGATTATGACGGAATGGCGATGCCTGCCCCTGTAAAAATTCCTTCTGGAAAACTTGAAGCAATGACAGCAAAGCTAAAAGTAAAACTTTCAGACCCAATTGTATTAACAGAGCTTTCCAAAAATAGAGGATTTGTTGAAGTTAGACTCAAAGGAAAAGCTGCAGTTATGAATTCTACACAAGGATTTGTAAATGATGAGGATATAACAACAAGAATAAAAGGATTTGTTGAAGAAATTCCAACTCCAACTCATAAAGATGGAGAAATTCCATCTAAAGAGTTCACTATAAACGCCCTTTATTTAGAAGTATCAAAAAATGGTTCAGTAATCCTAAAAGTAGACGTTAGCTCTGGAGAAGTTATTCCACAAGATTTAGTGTAG
- a CDS encoding head decoration protein codes for MGVNGKIGEITVKEVQVVADVEHKPVIVTKNLLTGQGVLEAGSIIGKDLSTGDLVFYDPTAVDSTTGNPTQEPIGVLANLVDTDRQTLANVIVHGVVLKNALKVKAGTIDPTVLDALEAKTIWTI; via the coding sequence ATGGGAGTTAATGGAAAAATAGGAGAAATTACAGTAAAAGAAGTTCAGGTTGTAGCAGATGTTGAGCATAAACCTGTAATTGTTACAAAAAATCTGCTTACAGGACAAGGAGTATTAGAAGCAGGAAGCATTATAGGAAAAGACCTTTCTACTGGAGATTTGGTTTTTTATGATCCAACAGCGGTAGATTCTACAACAGGAAATCCAACTCAGGAACCTATTGGGGTTCTTGCAAATCTGGTAGATACAGATAGACAAACTCTGGCAAATGTAATCGTTCACGGAGTAGTCCTTAAAAATGCCTTAAAGGTTAAAGCTGGAACTATTGACCCAACTGTTTTAGACGCTTTAGAAGCAAAAACAATCTGGACTATATAA
- a CDS encoding major capsid protein yields MGMQINLSKFLTPQKIKDYISTSPYKPKVITKELYSRDVDTYESAVYPYAEIQEVTGNVPLVLRGGHPVNVAGDSAKYNFIEVQPVDITETLNPVDLVNMKALGDVAVEKIVRQKVQKFHKIVLDTVEALASQTLSGKISYQIKTQAGLDLYEVNFGTVADLSPSTAPANLKDLYNLLVDMEGKLQEKGYGQEVKVYAGKQAYGKILEIAFSYSGKTIKVEEKDGGIYIGNYFIKPITTGYKDKDGNFVRAVPDNKIKMIDKSAPFRLRYLAIDDLRANLKAMPLFVAQKPEGKTIELEGQSKPLPIPVTDAIVDATIV; encoded by the coding sequence ATGGGTATGCAAATTAATTTGAGTAAATTTTTAACTCCACAAAAAATAAAAGACTATATTTCCACTTCACCTTACAAACCAAAGGTGATAACTAAGGAACTTTACTCAAGAGATGTAGATACCTACGAATCTGCAGTGTATCCTTACGCAGAAATTCAAGAAGTTACTGGAAATGTTCCGTTAGTTTTAAGAGGCGGTCATCCTGTAAATGTAGCTGGGGATAGTGCTAAATACAACTTCATTGAGGTTCAACCTGTAGATATTACAGAAACATTAAACCCTGTTGACCTTGTGAATATGAAAGCCCTTGGAGATGTAGCAGTAGAAAAAATCGTTAGACAGAAAGTTCAAAAATTCCATAAAATAGTTTTAGATACAGTAGAAGCTTTAGCATCACAAACCCTTTCAGGAAAAATCTCTTACCAGATAAAAACACAAGCAGGACTTGATTTATATGAAGTAAACTTTGGAACAGTGGCAGATTTATCACCTTCTACAGCTCCAGCAAACCTAAAAGATCTTTACAATTTACTTGTGGATATGGAAGGAAAACTGCAGGAAAAAGGATACGGACAGGAAGTTAAAGTTTACGCAGGAAAACAAGCTTACGGAAAAATACTTGAAATTGCATTCTCATACAGTGGAAAAACAATAAAAGTAGAAGAAAAAGACGGAGGAATTTATATCGGAAACTACTTTATCAAACCAATTACCACAGGATACAAGGATAAAGACGGAAACTTTGTTAGAGCAGTTCCCGATAACAAGATAAAAATGATAGATAAATCTGCACCGTTCAGGCTCAGATACCTTGCTATTGATGATTTAAGAGCAAATCTAAAAGCTATGCCTTTATTCGTAGCTCAAAAACCAGAAGGAAAAACTATAGAACTTGAAGGACAGTCAAAACCACTGCCTATACCTGTTACGGACGCAATAGTTGATGCTACCATCGTATAA
- a CDS encoding phage portal protein family protein gives MSQNTNSNVNSLATKLKIGDILFFQDFIEAPEKLFSKPDTEEYYDLIDYMLTDYEIETAIEARKSAILSLPHGFEGDKQAVQLVEKALEDINFEQDLKSFLDFLAYGSYYFIVNWKQERDFLKIASIDPAHPRHFKWDKKGNLYYKSGTDYKKIPKYRILYFRRNPTPENPYGQSILKACFPMWKLKYETINQLFAYQDKYANPPVAGIKKEGDLPEEKAQKVAEDLAQLQSGSSAFFQGLDDVKTITPGTGSAEFWNTIRNCDLAISKAITKQTLTTNASDTGKGSYALGKVHQETLEMIAIYDALYLQRKLNITLIKWILELNNIKGNCQFKFEIPDEADLEDIFKAIDKGLAVSEDYLYQRLKIPKPKPSDKVIQSIKQPLMMSDIGGEEDLNFF, from the coding sequence ATGAGTCAAAATACAAATTCTAATGTAAATTCCCTTGCAACAAAGCTAAAAATAGGGGATATACTCTTTTTCCAAGACTTTATAGAAGCTCCAGAAAAACTATTTTCAAAACCAGATACAGAAGAATATTACGACCTTATAGATTATATGCTCACAGATTATGAAATAGAAACAGCAATAGAAGCAAGAAAATCAGCAATTTTATCACTACCACATGGATTTGAAGGAGATAAACAGGCAGTCCAGCTTGTAGAAAAAGCCCTCGAAGATATAAACTTTGAACAGGATTTAAAAAGCTTTTTAGACTTTTTAGCTTATGGAAGTTATTACTTTATCGTTAATTGGAAACAGGAAAGAGACTTTTTAAAAATAGCAAGTATAGATCCAGCCCATCCAAGACATTTCAAATGGGATAAAAAAGGAAATCTTTATTACAAATCAGGAACAGATTATAAAAAAATTCCAAAATACAGAATTTTATACTTTAGAAGAAACCCAACTCCAGAAAACCCTTACGGACAGAGCATACTAAAAGCCTGTTTTCCAATGTGGAAGCTAAAATATGAAACTATAAACCAACTTTTTGCTTATCAAGACAAATACGCAAATCCACCAGTAGCAGGAATAAAAAAAGAAGGAGACCTACCAGAAGAAAAAGCCCAAAAAGTAGCAGAAGATTTAGCACAGCTCCAATCTGGAAGTTCTGCATTCTTTCAAGGATTAGACGATGTTAAGACTATTACTCCAGGAACAGGCTCTGCAGAGTTTTGGAACACAATAAGAAATTGTGATTTAGCAATATCAAAAGCAATAACAAAACAAACATTAACAACAAATGCTTCAGATACAGGAAAAGGTTCTTATGCACTTGGAAAAGTCCATCAAGAAACATTAGAAATGATAGCAATTTATGATGCCTTATATCTGCAGAGAAAATTAAATATAACCCTTATAAAATGGATACTTGAGCTAAACAACATAAAAGGCAATTGCCAGTTCAAATTTGAAATTCCAGATGAAGCAGATTTAGAAGATATATTTAAAGCAATAGATAAAGGTTTAGCAGTTTCGGAAGATTATCTATATCAAAGGCTAAAAATTCCAAAGCCAAAACCTTCAGACAAAGTTATCCAGTCTATAAAACAACCACTAATGATGTCTGATATAGGAGGTGAAGAAGATTTAAATTTTTTTTAA
- a CDS encoding phage minor head protein, with protein MKFEEAIDHLKSMIPMKKEEFNKLSAHLKYRAFTIAKVSSEDLINKVKQIYTKTLEEGKTKQETLQEVHKILPNLTANHLSIHYNNNVMIAYNAGRIKHFKDNKAVQYLIYNAILDGHTTNLCRKLHGTVKPKDDSFWDKFYPPNHHNCRSIVYPVHKSQLGKKISYVKADEETGKLQKEEIKIKPSKLNPKEILKDKILSQEFQFRGNPEKAIYEIPDSLIDRAIKYGIIEDLIKTAKDYFCKIKLSTEDECEENIKRIFIKSKESFEDFIQEVLSANFKPKGRLKPIGWLSKDLRELIKQKGLNPKTPLIVINDKRIIHSIRDIKAVKGASLSIEELKKLPDILENPEAVIFDKIHQNIIYVSSSIEEPKKNKIVVEVNYKLKKLKKLIKQEPEFKDILEVYQELENVDNINVVKTMGKLKKEDLIQHIKSREYEVLKGKIH; from the coding sequence ATGAAATTTGAAGAAGCAATAGACCACCTAAAATCAATGATACCAATGAAAAAAGAAGAATTTAACAAGTTATCAGCTCATCTAAAATACAGAGCATTTACTATTGCTAAAGTATCATCAGAAGACCTTATAAATAAAGTAAAACAGATATATACAAAAACTCTTGAAGAAGGAAAGACAAAACAAGAGACCCTGCAGGAAGTGCATAAAATCCTACCAAACCTAACAGCAAACCATTTATCCATACACTACAACAATAACGTAATGATAGCCTACAACGCAGGAAGGATAAAGCACTTTAAGGATAACAAAGCAGTTCAGTATCTAATATATAACGCTATATTAGACGGACATACTACAAACCTATGCCGAAAACTCCACGGCACAGTAAAACCGAAAGATGACTCCTTTTGGGATAAATTCTATCCTCCGAACCATCACAATTGCCGTTCAATAGTTTATCCAGTCCATAAAAGCCAGCTTGGGAAAAAGATATCCTATGTAAAAGCAGATGAAGAAACTGGAAAATTGCAAAAAGAAGAAATAAAAATAAAACCATCAAAACTAAATCCAAAAGAAATACTAAAAGATAAAATCCTATCTCAAGAATTCCAATTTAGAGGAAACCCAGAAAAAGCCATTTACGAAATACCAGATAGCCTAATAGACAGAGCCATAAAATACGGAATAATAGAAGACTTAATAAAAACAGCTAAAGATTATTTCTGCAAAATCAAACTATCCACAGAAGACGAATGTGAAGAAAATATAAAGAGAATATTCATAAAATCAAAAGAAAGTTTTGAAGATTTCATTCAAGAAGTTTTATCTGCTAATTTCAAGCCAAAAGGGAGATTAAAACCTATAGGATGGTTATCTAAAGATTTGAGAGAACTTATCAAACAAAAAGGCTTAAATCCAAAAACGCCATTAATAGTAATAAACGATAAAAGAATTATCCACAGTATAAGAGATATAAAAGCTGTAAAAGGAGCTTCTCTAAGTATTGAAGAACTTAAAAAACTACCAGATATTTTAGAAAACCCAGAAGCTGTTATTTTTGACAAAATCCATCAGAACATTATATATGTATCTTCCAGCATAGAGGAACCAAAAAAAAATAAAATCGTTGTTGAAGTTAACTATAAACTTAAAAAGCTAAAGAAACTTATTAAGCAAGAACCTGAATTTAAAGATATATTAGAGGTTTATCAAGAACTTGAAAATGTAGATAATATTAATGTTGTTAAAACTATGGGAAAACTGAAAAAAGAAGATTTAATTCAACATATCAAATCAAGAGAATACGAAGTACTAAAAGGAAAAATCCACTGA
- the cas2 gene encoding CRISPR-associated endonuclease Cas2 yields MFVILVYDANEKRVQKFHKACKKYLTWVQNSVFEGEITDAALRLLKDELKEIMDDKEDSILIYKFRTKKYYERESIGVKKPSHEDMFF; encoded by the coding sequence ATGTTTGTTATTCTTGTTTATGATGCAAATGAAAAAAGAGTTCAGAAATTTCATAAAGCATGCAAAAAATACCTTACATGGGTTCAAAATAGTGTCTTTGAAGGTGAAATAACAGATGCTGCTTTAAGACTTTTAAAAGATGAACTAAAGGAAATAATGGATGATAAAGAGGATAGTATTTTGATATACAAATTCAGAACAAAGAAATATTATGAAAGGGAAAGTATTGGCGTTAAGAAACCTTCCCACGAAGACATGTTCTTTTAG
- a CDS encoding ankyrin repeat domain-containing protein — protein MKKAVFLLLFLFSFSLATPQDELCRNLNDLKKVKEILKKVSAGKRANPNAPCKEGDSPIHIAAKEGKLDILKLLIKHGGNVNLRNEYKNTPLHLAVFYNHENVVKYLLTIRANPNLREIHSLTPLHIAAYKGYVNIIKDLYWGGADIDAPTREGVTPLHLAIKQNQLEAVKVLLNEGADPNWRDQHGNTPLHYAVRLKRPAIVKELIKHCADMTIPNWEGISPMVMAHHLSLSKERDEIEKIFSNEFLIEPCNTLYLSGKKGKR, from the coding sequence ATGAAAAAAGCAGTTTTTCTACTACTTTTTTTATTTTCATTTTCTTTAGCGACACCACAAGACGAACTTTGCAGAAACCTTAATGATCTAAAAAAAGTAAAAGAAATTCTAAAAAAAGTATCAGCAGGCAAAAGAGCAAATCCAAATGCTCCTTGTAAAGAAGGAGATAGCCCAATACATATTGCCGCAAAAGAGGGGAAATTAGATATTTTAAAACTTTTAATAAAGCATGGTGGTAATGTTAATTTAAGAAATGAATATAAAAATACACCTTTGCATTTAGCAGTTTTTTATAATCATGAGAATGTCGTAAAGTATCTTTTAACAATAAGAGCAAACCCAAATTTAAGAGAAATTCACAGTCTTACGCCGTTACATATAGCAGCTTACAAAGGCTACGTAAATATAATAAAAGACTTATATTGGGGAGGAGCTGATATAGATGCACCAACAAGAGAAGGAGTAACACCTCTGCATCTTGCCATCAAACAAAATCAATTAGAAGCGGTAAAAGTTTTATTAAATGAAGGAGCTGATCCAAACTGGCGTGATCAGCACGGCAATACACCTTTACACTATGCTGTGCGCCTTAAAAGACCTGCTATTGTAAAAGAACTTATTAAACATTGTGCTGATATGACTATCCCAAATTGGGAAGGTATATCACCTATGGTTATGGCACACCATTTAAGTTTGTCTAAAGAAAGAGATGAAATCGAAAAGATATTTTCTAACGAATTTCTAATAGAACCCTGTAATACTTTATACTTAAGTGGTAAAAAAGGTAAAAGATAA
- a CDS encoding protein-tyrosine phosphatase family protein gives MIRWITDYLGGSRAPEPDELLLWKNEGVNVVVNLLKGDYGDFIAEKQKETGFEVIRIPFDMYQIIPEEDFLAVYQYIDEIKNDKKIVVHCKYGQARSGTFLAGYLIYTGVSYEDALNKVMEKGFNPTTFHQINFLKNLSEGRYG, from the coding sequence ATGATCAGATGGATTACAGATTACCTTGGAGGAAGTAGAGCACCTGAGCCTGATGAATTACTGCTCTGGAAGAACGAGGGCGTAAATGTTGTTGTGAATCTGTTGAAAGGAGATTATGGAGATTTTATAGCAGAAAAACAGAAGGAAACCGGATTTGAAGTAATAAGAATTCCATTTGATATGTACCAGATAATACCAGAAGAAGACTTCTTAGCTGTTTACCAGTATATAGATGAGATAAAAAATGACAAAAAAATTGTAGTTCACTGCAAATACGGTCAGGCGAGGTCTGGAACATTCCTCGCCGGTTATCTCATTTATACAGGAGTTTCCTATGAAGATGCTCTAAATAAAGTTATGGAAAAAGGTTTTAACCCCACTACCTTTCATCAGATTAACTTTTTAAAAAATTTATCGGAAGGCAGATATGGTTAA